The sequence tTTAatgtccaaatgtgcgtacaatcggaaaaattgtgcaaaagtttgagcaaaccgggtctgtaggagatgtgaaaacaccaatgAACCCACAAAAAGTGACtccttggtgcggtttatgggccggcggcataaTTGGgcagtattttttccaaaatgaggctggtcgggcagttactgtgaatagtgtttgctatcgtgagatgataacgaactttttatggcccgcattggaagatatggatatggacggtatgtggtttcaacattaCGGTGCCGCTTGTCACAcaactaacgaaacaatggctcttttgcgtgaaaaattggatggccgaataatctcacgtcgcggcgatgtcaatttgCCGCCaatatcatgtgatttgacaccgttggacttctttctttggggttatttgaaagaaaaggtattcgtcgataagccagcaataattcaagagctaaaggatgagataattcggcacattaacggcatagaacttcaattatgtctcagcgtcatcgaaaatttggaccaccggatggaggtgtgccgccgaggccgcggcagtcatttcgtcaatattttgatccatacgtaattgaactggaccaatattatcataacaaagagaaatgagaataatttcttaaaaaaaatttattttattgaaaatgaacaccggcccttaagacttaaccaccctttataaggaaTTTTTATGTTGTCACAACACCAACTTAGTAACGGGGTAATTTTACTGTccctttttctaaaattttgctCAATTCGGTCCTTACCATTACAAAACATCATTTTTGCTAATAATCAAGTAATGTTTTTTAACTCAATCTCAAGGAAATAATTTTACGCAATTTTTATTCCTATCAAAACGATTcatgcaaaatatttacttatgctCCTCAGACGCAATATCTGGACTTTTGGAAATtggttttaaaagtattttacacAAGTAAATATTAGCTATTTCCTCTAAATATTACCCATTCGCGCCAAGattgaatgggttggtgcgtgactatcattcggaagtgcgtagtttcgaatatccgtgcatgaaacccCGCCCATGAtagaaaaaaaaggattttctaatagcggccgcctctcgacagacaatggcaaaactcacagtgtttttctgccatgaaaagttcctaataaaaaatatgtgcctttcggggtcggcttaaaactgtccctccatttgtggaacaacatcaagacgcacgccacaaatgggaggtggagctcagccaaacatccTCAAAGAGTGTAAGCGTTCATTATATACAACATATACCATCTATCAATTGGCTGTCGCTTTATTTTTAATGCTACATCTACACTCATTAGCGCTTGAGTCACAAATAATTCATTCACACTTTCATAGAAACTTCACAGAGATCACACTTACTGTCGGATCGGAGCAGCGCGGACATTTGCATGTAAAGCCcttcttcattttcaaaaatagatGTCGTGCAATATTTCCGGTGAACAATTTCGTGTACGTGGTGGTGACCTCCGTGCCAGCTGGTATATCCACTGAGGCTCGCACCACCATATTCCTGGTCTTATCCTCGAAAGTGTAATATGAATTGGGAATGCAATCGTGATTCATGACAGCAAACAATGGATACAATGCACGATGGGGAAACTCCTGATTGTCATTGGTGCGATCGGCGGTCTCATCAAAACCATTCGTACGCAACACGGCCACAGTACGATTCATAATCTCAATAATTTTCTTATCGTTGGGGAACTCATTGAAACCTTTGGCGGCATTGCGCACTTCAGTGCGATGATTATTATCCAAATTCGCTTGCAAACAATAGATAAGATCACGTTGATCCTTTGTCAAATTGATGGCGCGTCCGACGCACAACAAACGAATGAGCAAAGAGTTGGCCACATCCGGTTCGCAGGGTTTCCACGTTTTGAAAAGTGTACAATCgactttgtgttgttgttttttgccaCAAAGCGAGCAGACGGGCAAACCACAGCCTTGACGGCACATAAATTTCGTATCAGGCAAACTTTTAAAGCACACCGAACACGTATTGAGCGTATCCTCGGCGCGCGCGGAAGGACCGATCAGCAGCGGAATATCGCGAAATATCACATCGCCGCGTTTAAGATCGCGCGTTGTGAAAATGCCACGTCCAGCTATTTTAGAAACTCCCACCTCCCAGGCAGGTTCGGCATCCTTGAGGGGCGCCAAATGGAGCGCGATCAACTCTGCTGTACGCTTCGGACAAATCATAATTGTCGtttgtatgtatacaaatgtGTGTGCGCCTGTGTGGTTGCTTACGAaaataaaattcgaaataaaattatatataaattcactaGCACAAAATTGCAactctaatttatttattttttttttattttttgtcttaatattctttatattaaattttcaaaattagtttATCACTTTCCAacacactgatttcacttttttGCACACGACTTTCTTTAAGTTTATCAAACAGTTATTTATTTGctcagacaatttttttattttcttttcttaatatttcGCGCTACGTAGCCGTTGGCAAACTGTCGCCGTTTTCCAGTTTACAACGCTTTTAttcgaaaatatctgaattttttaaatatctttgtGAAATATGCTTGATCTCAAAATAAATGACTACGCGATCGCCGTAATCCAACCACCATTGCCGCACCGAGCACGAACATCATACACATTCGCTGAGAGTGAGTGCCAACATCTGAGTGAAATTAACGAATTCTTTTCAAATTGCTTAATTTgactttaattcgattcaaATAGAGTGTTCGATGTGGTCTAGACCATTGCCGGCATCTGCGAATAGTGATGCGATTGGCTGAGTGGTTGTGATAGTTGAGTAGGTAAGTACTCGGCTAGTAAGTGGCGGCAAATGGTTGATCAAGTCGATAGATGGTGTGGATTAGATCGCTAGATCACGTCGAAATATCACTCGAAATTCACTGTTTTACAATATTCAGCAATGTGGTGCGTTGTGAATTTCTTTCTGAACCAAAAACGATCGTAACACCACACATACAggtacctatgaaatgagacttttttcaatttcaaacgtttattaacaaaagtggttaccttaaatttaatcttcaaaataatagccatcgctagcgacacattcttcccatctctcagacaatttgtggatgccgcgccaaaaaaattagcCGTCTTTGACatcaaaccaatcatcgagccattgtttggcttcttcgtgagaattgaagcgctgttCGGAAAATGTGTGGCctatcgatgcaaacaaatgataatgggaaggcgccaagtctggtgagtaagccgcatgcaccaacGGTTCCTAATTGTACGACTCCACCACtttccgggtcgctcttgttcgatgtggcggtgcattgtcatcaagaaaaattactttgtgacgccgatcggcatgtTCTGAGCGTTTTCGGTGCAtcgcgctgttcaaatcggccaattgtcgttggtagcgtgcaccgtcaactgttttacctggttttaatagctcgtaccaaatcataccacgctaatcctagaaaacacacagcattgccatgcggccgaagcgatttggtttggccgtggTTTTTGGCTTATGgtcgggcggaccatacgatcgtttacgcttgggattggagaaatgcacccatttttcatcacccctAACGATTCGATGTAAAAAAAGACTTCGTTTTGAACCGGGTATGTTAGATATGTTAGTTACAGGAGCGCCGGCTTTCTCCCAACCAAGGCTCTCGAGATAGCTATGGCAGAGTCCGGGCTAATTGAAACGCCTTCAAATGCATGCCTACCTTGGAAATATTTCAGATTTGTGTGCTCGAACACTTttctatatataaatgtatatatttggcGCTTAAACCTTTgttatgtgtttggccgagctcctcctcctatttgtggcgttcttcttgatgttgttccacatgtggaggaacctacagtttcaagccgactccgaacggcagatattttttaggaggaACTtctttcatgtcagaaatacactcggaagtttgtcattgtctgccgaggggcgaccgctattagaaaacacttgttcttcattttggtgtttcatgcacaaaGATTCGActctacgcactcccgaaatACATAGGGAGCTAAATTACACTGCTCCACAATTctgtttttcatatttccacACGTTTCCCAGAAAGATGTGAGTGGGAAAGCATTATGGACCTCGACGAAGGAGGCAGTGGCTACTCAAGACTAAGTAATAAAGTCGGGAGGGACAAATACATGTCTTATAGAAGGCCTGCCTGCTGCTGAATCTAAGCCAACGGTTACGTGACTACTTTAATGAgatcataagaaaatacacccttctgatctcaccagatgcacaacataacctttgaaacatgaatatttttttttcgctgtcgatggacctggttcacctggcagcttccaacattttcgacggtTAGGTTTTTCataatcgatccattttttttcgccagtgacgatgcgatgcagaaaaccttttctttccttctgccgttcaagaagcatctcacacgtcaccaaacgtctctcgatatccctctctctgatgtggcacccagttacctgctttctcgACCATTCACATCGCttgaaaacgtttaccgacgattgatctgtcaacattcaACTCTTTAGaaatatcatcaagggttcttTGAAAGTGTCGAAACCACTATGTTCAAGTTTTAATTGATGGAgagtgattaccgtaaatattgatcgatATACGACACCTtccagctgcacttttctttaaaaggtaataatgaagcatgattttccgcaaatgctgttttttcgggacgaacgtagatatttttgtcgtcagataaaaaaggatctttacgtttcaaacgaatgtcaactactccGTCTCGATCGGATCTCgatcacatatacaccttcaaatcaccagaaTATTACTAGATCGAACaccaaaatagtatcagcagcgacacctcttttacgacgGCGGATATGGATTTCTAAGGTCTGTTTTCCGATCTGACCAATAAAGTGAACTTCACTAAACCTTTCAACCAATAAATCGAACCATTAAACTATCCTAATTAACCTCAAGGCTAGTAGAGTCAGTAACAAAGATCAGTTTCccttaatttttcttcactttaaaCTGAGCCATaaatttgaaacttaaaaaaaaaaagataagggGAGCTACAATGCGAGTGGTCAGTATCGAAAGCAGCTCAAGATGCCTCAACAGTTTTCATAAGTGAGCTCTTAgccgaaatatttattaaccatttcatttaattttcttgggttttatttgaaaagaagGAACTAAACTTATCGACAAAAACCACCTGTTCATGTATTCAATTGGGAAATATTAGCCGAATGGTGCTAGCTTGggttaggtagtgctggctgatctgtaaaaaatcCCACTTAGACCTCTGGGATCCATTCTGTTGccagtgctatgtatttggagtcgaaggtatgattttatgtaattctttGGATGAAAAATACGTTGATCCTACAAAGAGCACGGCAGTGGAAAAGTGGAAGTTCCAAAGTACCACTGGCATTCGTTTCGTTGCATATTTTGCACCCATCCCTATGGACTAATCCCATTTTTGCTGCATGATGTGGGATACCGACTGTAATccaacaaatattttgcagaGCGACAAAATACAGTTTGTAGTTTTAGAATTCCGAGTCCTTGGCAGTTTTTTATGATGTTGAGTGTTCCCATATCGACTGCGTTTCCAGAGCTCAGTTCCATTTTCTAAAAGGAGAATGATGGGTATATGTCTGACGTGCCCAATGTCGGCAAGCGAACACTTGTTTTAGCGAATTCATTGAATAGCTAACAGCTggagaattttcacaaaatgttgAAAACGGTTCCTACATCAAAACCGTATTAAAACCCGTATTAAAATTAGTAAGTctcacaattttatatttacaaacaataattgttTACCTCTCctaaaaaattttcagttttgagTTAAGGGGTTACGCCACTCTAGCTACTGtaaaaaaagcagttttttaaggattttttttacattgaaagaaaggtgctaggaaaaaactttttgagtatattattaagcatgtatttaagtgtaattacaaatatttttattgaaaaatattacaaaatggcgcctTTGGAGTGAATCTCTGAATGCGCCCTGCGAAAAAGGCACTTCACGGCACGCAGTACAACTGACGTAAATGTCCACCtaatccaaattaaaaaaattcttctcaatCGACATGAatatagctgtagaaatacgtacgggattttagaaatattgaaatttgtgtattttgcagatgtttgaagtcaaaagtagaatttttcatctaaaatggaaccgttaattgtttataaaaatttttctaattaattaataataaaaaaatccgtacgtatttcagtgcggaataatgttctaaagatccttgtacaattacaagtgaaaatattaaaaattgtttgtgttatgctgcgtgcagttttgaaaaatcacgttttgagataaacacggTTTAAATTTGAATAGTCGTGTGAGAGACGTCAGAGGCGCTCGCGCAAAAGTGCGAAATATtagagataaacatttttttcacgcataggactttttgttttatattctaaagagtttaaagcatcttttaagcaaaaaaaaaaaatttcgatattttgaaaatcctagagtggcctaaccccttaagtaggGAGAATTCTTTTCATACCAAGATTTTCAcccagagctttaaataaagagtggttaagttccaagaccggtattgattttgaataaaatagagttgtttagaaaattattgtcatttctctttattatgatacaaTAATAtcggtatggctcaattatgtataaaacaaaatatcggccagaTGGCCACCGCGGCCTTGGCGGTACTCCTCCATCCGATgctctaaattttcgatgacgctgaggcataattgaggttctatgccgttaatgtgccgaattatctcatcctttagcttttgaattgttgctggcttatcgacgtacaccttttctttcaaataaccccacagaaataagtccaacggtgtcgttgacgttaaggtgtggttcacattcaacactggcccttgaaatttaaccaccctttacaaaggggtttttagcctgagtgttttaggagccaccaaatctcctggtgcgcCAAGATTTTCACAATACACTGACCGGAATTTAAAAAAGGCGTAATGGCTATTGTAATAATAATGGCTAAATTATAACGTGGCCATCTAAAATCATAGCATAATCATAGATCATTATGGCACtataaaactattatttttggcATAGATAAGTATGCGAAAATGtgacaaattaaatgaaaaaagtaaagcCTTACTGCATATACGAGGTTCGTTTGAAAAGCCCGAGCAaaatcagagagctggcaggtATCGAGTCTATGTTTAGTTAGCAGCATCTCTTGATAGAACACGAACCAAGTTTCAGTTACTTCCTTGTGTTTGGccttcgtttgaatcgagaaagCAGGGAGATTTTCATTTATCATCACGACAACGCCCCAGCTTACAACTCAGCAGTTGTGGcctcaaaattaatggaaatacaTTTCCAATTCTCATTCCAAGTCTCACTAGGATCACAagaactactatttgttccccaatttgaagaaatagcTGGcgagagaaatattttatttaaacgaggAGGCAATTGCAGTAACGAATGGCCATCTTttagacttggacaaatcctattattcggaaggcatcaccaaacttgaacaacgttggaCGAGGTGTATAAAGCTAAATATGGGAgaatatgccgaaaaataaagaaagactCACCCCAAACAAGTTTATATTTCTGCACGAACACTTCAAACGACCGGCGTTCATATATCTACAGGCCAAGCTTTTTAATTTGATTGCTCAATTTTGAAGATCAAACAAATAAGGTGAATCAAATGACCAACAAAAAAGTGTCTTCGCGGATTAAgcgcatataaagggtggtacAGTTTTTAGGCCGGTGtgggttttgaataaaatacaatttttttggaaattattgtcgtttttcttcattatgattatgtctttttaattaattatgatTGGTATGGCACAATtccggcggcacacctccatccaatggtccaaattttcgatgatgctgaggcataattgaggttctacgccgttaatgtgccgaattatctcatcctttagctcttgaattgttgctggattatcgacgtacaccatttctttcaaataacctcaaagaaagaagtccaacggtgtcaaatcacatgaacttggcggccaattgacatcgaggcgacgtgagattattcggccacaAAATtcttcgcgcaaaagagccattgtttcgttaggtgtgtgacaagtggcaccgtcctgttgaaaccacatatcgtccacatccatatcttccaatgcgggccataaaaagttcgttatcatctcacgatagcgaacactattcacagtaacttgaggcctgaccggcctcattttggaaaaaatacggcacaatgatgccgccggcccataaacggcaccaaacagtcactctttgtgggtgcatagttttttcggcaatcactcttggattatcattcgtccaaatgcggcaattctgcttattgacgaatctactgaggtgaaaatgtgccccatcactgaagatgattttcttcgaaaattggtcattcactgttgccatttcctgccaccattctgaccattgacgacgcttgaaatggccaataggctttagttcttgagtcaattgcaccttgtaagcgtgtaaatgcaagtctttatgcatatctaatgttcatcaacgacgagcgtgagaattgcaattgttgggcacgacgacgagttgaggtggacggacggctcttcaaccacactatcgcgaacagcagcaatattttctgcagtacgagctgtacgagcatgcactggtgtttttgCATCTTCTACAGagccggtttgctcaaacttttgcacaatttttccgattgtacccacatttggacgattaaattgaccgaaaaaaaacacgaagtgcgcgatatgcattttgatttgaaggcccgttttcataataagcctgaacaactttaacgcgttgctcgattatataTCTTTGCacagttcaaattgagttaatctggaattaaaaaatgtcaaataaaattcaGAAAGCACTTggtgtttaggtgtggttcacattcaatatcggcacttgaaatttaatcaccctttGGATAGATaaatgcaaggtggcgcaaaattatcgaaaaatgtataataaatatttgcaaatggtgtcgtgaactagacagctgcagcatacaaacagataagcaataGAGTGCacgaaggtcaaaataaagatttccattacgcaaaacagttttttcttttgttttttaataaaaaaaattttcaaattttaaatttggtttaatttaaattaaatttaaattaaagttattcaaaaataaaattggatgattaattttgcgccaccctgtgtGTAAAAATACTTGTGGATAACCGGTTCCTCACTCAACTCACGCCCCAACACTATGTCTCATTATGCCTTCATTTTTCACTCTCACTGCACGGACAGCTCCCACGATGCCAGCGCTCGGCCAACCACCACTCAATCAGTTGGCAGCGCCCCAGACTCACACTTGCATAGGAGTTGCTTGCTGTTGATTACAGGTGAGGTGCACGAAACCAACATCATGTTGCTGCAGAATCTTCTTGCTCATCATTTTTGATGGGCAGCGGTGCAGTGGCGCCATAAAAAAAATCGCGCTCACTTGCCGTTGGATGCCTTGTGGAATTATGAATTTGACGCTAGCAGCCAAGCGCGCGTGAAATTGCGATTTGCTTTAGATATCAGAAAATATTCTTGAGCCACCGCCACGATTTGCTTGATTGCGattccttttttttacttttttgttgtattttaatttgtgaTCCTTACAAATATGCTTGCTGTCAGAGCATTTTGTAGGCGTTTGATTAGATAAATTAATTTagcagaaaaaaaacatttttttttgtct comes from Anastrepha ludens isolate Willacy chromosome 3, idAnaLude1.1, whole genome shotgun sequence and encodes:
- the LOC128857813 gene encoding SET domain-containing protein SmydA-8 yields the protein MICPKRTAELIALHLAPLKDAEPAWEVGVSKIAGRGIFTTRDLKRGDVIFRDIPLLIGPSARAEDTLNTCSVCFKSLPDTKFMCRQGCGLPVCSLCGKKQQHKVDCTLFKTWKPCEPDVANSLLIRLLCVGRAINLTKDQRDLIYCLQANLDNNHRTEVRNAAKGFNEFPNDKKIIEIMNRTVAVLRTNGFDETADRTNDNQEFPHRALYPLFAVMNHDCIPNSYYTFEDKTRNMVVRASVDIPAGTEVTTTYTKLFTGNIARHLFLKMKKGFTCKCPRCSDPTEKGAFISALYCRDTNCSGLAVPETTGMPHPNWNCLVCKQKSTHSQMAKAQDFAAGAISSKFNSKSLKSVVLYLRDKSSGFIPDSNHAVIDAKLQVIARLAKKREDCTDDEVTAKAKFCDDILEIMDKLGLGDCVMRSYLETQKAKEVK